A stretch of the Glutamicibacter sp. JL.03c genome encodes the following:
- a CDS encoding superoxide dismutase, translating to MAVYSLPELQYDYAALEPNISARIMELHHSKHHATYVAGANSALEQLAEAREKGEFGNIPKLSKDLAFHLGGHTNHSIFWNNLSPEGGDKPEGELAAAIDEFFGSFDGFRGHFTAAAMSLQGSGWAVLAYDALGGQLVIEQLYDQQGNVPVATTPLLMLDMWEHAFYLDYVNVKADYVKAFWNIVNWADVQARFEAARNGAASLIVPGK from the coding sequence ATGGCTGTATATTCGCTGCCAGAACTGCAGTACGACTACGCTGCTCTCGAGCCAAACATCTCGGCTCGCATCATGGAGCTGCACCACTCCAAGCACCACGCAACCTACGTTGCTGGCGCTAACTCGGCTCTGGAGCAGCTGGCCGAAGCACGCGAAAAGGGCGAATTCGGCAACATCCCGAAGCTGTCCAAGGACCTGGCTTTCCACCTGGGTGGCCACACCAACCACTCGATCTTCTGGAACAACCTGTCCCCAGAAGGCGGCGACAAGCCTGAGGGCGAGCTGGCTGCAGCAATCGACGAGTTCTTCGGCTCCTTCGATGGCTTCCGCGGACACTTCACCGCAGCTGCCATGAGCCTGCAGGGCTCCGGCTGGGCTGTGCTGGCATACGACGCACTCGGCGGCCAGCTGGTCATCGAGCAGCTCTACGATCAGCAGGGCAACGTTCCAGTAGCAACCACCCCGCTGCTGATGCTGGACATGTGGGAGCACGCTTTCTACCTGGATTACGTCAACGTGAAGGCTGACTACGTCAAGGCTTTCTGGAACATCGTGAACTGGGCAGACGTTCAGGCACGTTTTGAAGCTGCCCGCAACGGCGCAGCATCGCTGATCGTTCCAGGTAAATAA
- the whiA gene encoding DNA-binding protein WhiA yields the protein MALTASVKDELSRVEIRKPSVRKAEVSTMLRFSGGLHIVSGRIVIEAEVDLAATARRLKLAIGELYGHEAEIVMVSGSGIRKGSRYIVRVAKDGEVLARQTGLLDQRGRPVRGLPSVIVNGSTADAEAVWRGAFLSHGSLTEPGRSSALEITCPGPEAALALVGAARRLGLTVKAREVRGIDRVVIRDGDAIAQLLTRMGAHDALMVWEERRMRKEVRATANRLANFDDANLRRSAQAAVAAGARVERALTILGDEVPEHLRYAGLLRLEHKQASLDELGRMAEPPMTKDAIAGRIRRLLAMADKKASDLGIPGTESSVPLDEMEH from the coding sequence ATGGCATTGACGGCTTCCGTCAAAGACGAGCTGTCGCGGGTTGAGATTCGCAAGCCGTCGGTCCGAAAGGCCGAGGTTTCGACGATGCTTCGCTTCAGCGGGGGACTGCACATAGTCTCCGGGCGAATTGTCATTGAAGCCGAGGTGGACCTGGCTGCAACTGCCCGCCGGCTGAAGCTTGCCATTGGCGAGTTATATGGCCACGAGGCCGAGATCGTCATGGTCTCCGGCTCGGGCATCCGCAAGGGCAGCCGATACATCGTCCGCGTGGCAAAAGACGGTGAAGTTCTCGCACGGCAGACCGGGTTGCTCGACCAGCGCGGTCGACCAGTTCGTGGCCTGCCATCAGTTATTGTCAACGGCTCAACTGCGGATGCAGAAGCCGTATGGCGCGGCGCCTTCCTGTCCCACGGTTCCTTGACCGAGCCCGGTCGAAGTTCAGCGCTGGAGATTACCTGCCCTGGCCCAGAAGCCGCATTGGCTTTGGTCGGTGCTGCACGCCGATTGGGACTGACAGTCAAGGCCCGCGAAGTGCGAGGCATCGACCGCGTGGTGATTCGCGACGGTGACGCCATTGCGCAGTTGTTGACCCGCATGGGTGCTCACGACGCCTTGATGGTGTGGGAAGAGCGCCGCATGCGCAAAGAGGTACGTGCCACGGCTAACAGGTTGGCGAATTTCGACGACGCCAACCTGCGTCGTAGTGCGCAGGCAGCGGTCGCTGCCGGTGCCCGCGTAGAGCGTGCGCTCACCATTCTGGGAGATGAAGTGCCCGAGCATCTGCGATATGCCGGATTGCTTCGCCTGGAACACAAGCAAGCCTCCTTGGATGAGCTCGGCCGCATGGCTGAACCTCCAATGACCAAGGACGCCATAGCTGGCCGTATTCGTCGACTGTTGGCCATGGCTGACAAGAAGGCCAGCGATCTGGGAATACCAGGTACGGAGTCCAGCGTTCCACTAGACGAAATGGAACACTAA
- a CDS encoding gluconeogenesis factor YvcK family protein → MAFSTGPISIQGLSRGNDQRNPSVVALGGGHGLYSSLSALRRLTTDLTAVVTVADDGGSSGRLRGSFDVLPPGDLRMALAALCDDNDWGRTWRDVMQHRFESDANQEEPLNGHAVGNLLILALWELLDNPVAGLRWAGALLGARGQVLPMSTIPLSIHGEVLESDESDALVRRRIDGQARLARAGAGGLVTNVHLEPSDAPACPEALESIELADWVILGPGSWYTSVLPHLLLPDMRQAIASTTAKKLLTMNLSMDTEETTGMDAAAHLEVLGRYAPEVTFDAIIADESKIHNRRRFELAAQKLGARVFFSTVGVSDGRAVHDPLRLAAAYHEVFTAIGS, encoded by the coding sequence ATGGCCTTTTCAACAGGTCCAATTTCAATACAGGGACTATCCCGAGGCAACGACCAGCGCAACCCGTCGGTGGTCGCACTCGGAGGCGGACACGGCCTCTACTCATCGCTTTCGGCATTGCGCCGGCTGACCACCGACCTGACCGCTGTGGTGACAGTCGCGGACGATGGAGGCAGCTCAGGCCGCCTGCGCGGATCATTCGACGTCCTGCCTCCAGGAGACTTGCGCATGGCTCTGGCTGCCTTGTGCGATGACAACGACTGGGGGCGCACGTGGCGCGATGTCATGCAGCATCGTTTCGAGTCGGACGCGAATCAGGAAGAACCGCTGAACGGCCACGCGGTCGGAAACCTGCTGATCTTGGCTTTATGGGAGTTGCTGGATAATCCTGTCGCCGGTTTGCGCTGGGCTGGCGCCTTGCTGGGCGCCCGAGGCCAGGTTCTGCCGATGAGCACGATCCCGCTGTCGATCCATGGCGAGGTTCTCGAATCCGATGAGAGTGATGCGCTGGTGCGCCGGCGCATCGACGGCCAGGCCAGATTGGCGCGCGCTGGTGCCGGGGGGCTCGTCACGAACGTTCATCTGGAGCCTTCCGATGCGCCCGCCTGTCCTGAGGCGCTGGAGTCCATTGAGTTGGCTGATTGGGTCATTCTCGGTCCGGGGTCCTGGTACACCTCGGTGCTTCCGCATTTGCTGCTTCCGGATATGCGCCAAGCCATTGCTTCAACCACCGCCAAAAAGCTTCTGACGATGAACCTGTCGATGGATACGGAAGAAACAACCGGAATGGATGCCGCGGCTCATTTGGAAGTGCTTGGACGCTACGCGCCGGAGGTGACTTTTGACGCGATCATTGCCGATGAGTCCAAGATCCACAATCGCCGGAGATTTGAGCTGGCAGCGCAAAAACTCGGCGCACGTGTCTTTTTTAGTACAGTAGGAGTATCTGACGGTCGTGCAGTGCACGACCCGTTGCGACTAGCGGCGGCCTATCATGAGGTGTTTACCGCGATCGGATCTTGA
- the rapZ gene encoding RNase adapter RapZ, with protein sequence MTAEYEAVKPPESELVIVTGMSGAGRTTVAHALEDQGWYVVENLPPAMLGPLTEMMSRSQGSIPKMAVVMDVRSKEMFPEIRDALAHLTSSGVKFRLVYLNASDEVLIRRFEQGRRPHPLQGDGRIVDGITRERGITEQLREAAEIILDSSSMSVHDLARAVNELFSESGPVILRINVMSFGFKYGLPTDANYVADVRFIPNPHWVPELRPQTGKDKEVSDYVLSQEGTRDFIDNYLKALEPVFEGYRRENKHYATIAVGCTGGKHRSVATTIELGRRLAQFPNVRVSISHRDLGRE encoded by the coding sequence GAGTCTGAACTCGTGATCGTAACCGGCATGTCAGGTGCCGGCCGCACTACGGTCGCACACGCTTTGGAAGACCAGGGGTGGTACGTGGTCGAGAACCTGCCACCAGCCATGCTGGGCCCGTTGACCGAGATGATGAGCCGGTCGCAGGGATCCATTCCGAAGATGGCTGTCGTTATGGACGTGCGTTCGAAGGAAATGTTCCCGGAAATTCGTGACGCGCTGGCGCATCTGACTTCCAGCGGAGTCAAGTTCCGTCTGGTTTACCTCAACGCGAGCGATGAAGTCCTGATCCGTCGTTTCGAACAGGGTCGGCGTCCGCACCCGTTGCAGGGCGACGGGCGCATCGTTGACGGGATCACCAGGGAACGCGGAATCACCGAGCAGCTTCGCGAAGCCGCAGAGATCATCCTCGACTCGTCGTCGATGTCAGTTCACGACCTCGCACGCGCGGTCAATGAGCTATTCAGCGAATCCGGTCCGGTCATCCTCCGGATCAATGTCATGAGCTTTGGCTTCAAATACGGCCTGCCAACCGATGCCAACTACGTGGCGGATGTTCGCTTCATCCCTAATCCGCACTGGGTCCCCGAGCTGCGCCCTCAAACGGGCAAGGACAAGGAAGTCTCGGACTACGTGCTGAGCCAGGAAGGCACCCGGGACTTCATCGACAATTATCTCAAGGCTCTGGAACCGGTGTTTGAAGGCTACCGCCGGGAAAACAAGCATTACGCCACCATCGCTGTGGGTTGTACCGGAGGCAAGCACCGCTCCGTGGCAACGACCATCGAATTGGGTCGTCGGCTGGCGCAGTTCCCCAATGTCCGCGTGAGTATCAGCCACCGCGACTTGGGACGCGAGTAA